From Fibrobacter succinogenes, a single genomic window includes:
- a CDS encoding PilN domain-containing protein yields MATSLGKMLDDVTGRFWWVLVVSDFANAGSAHILRVMRGRGAGRSFVDFSFSGTLAECREFQVKNGGGADGILLVDCCSPIKIVSEEVGTVADFPGYKAENLDTVESISGEFSVVALKNAVENFVTEVEKWGFKILLHVPSVLVVAELLDTSSEQPCLFTNCSDDFVRLLLASGGKIVAGYKVAGENTERLSSYVREHFFLKETVEELFSMDPETLAKAIAEDAWLFRTDGVPAFHTAVDKGAVRRIREAAFSRRILKFCLAFVSLSFIALFAFRIGASVYIDRSESKIQGFKARVQKQKELSQVLEKLENDRAASESFLMHRSHMATSLKNFVANVTDNVWITSWNVSRGNHSVQGYAITPEDLSDFLTTLEKERNLVNVRLKTTEKTTWNKLQVIKFSLGAEDVR; encoded by the coding sequence GTGGCTACGTCTCTGGGAAAAATGCTCGATGATGTCACCGGACGATTCTGGTGGGTGCTTGTCGTAAGCGATTTTGCTAATGCGGGCTCTGCCCATATTTTGCGTGTGATGCGCGGGCGTGGGGCTGGTCGTAGTTTTGTCGATTTCTCGTTTTCGGGAACGCTTGCAGAATGTCGCGAATTCCAGGTGAAAAATGGTGGCGGTGCCGATGGAATCTTGCTTGTCGATTGCTGTTCGCCGATAAAGATCGTTTCGGAAGAAGTGGGGACTGTCGCTGATTTCCCCGGTTATAAGGCTGAAAATTTAGATACGGTTGAATCCATCAGTGGTGAATTTTCTGTGGTTGCTTTAAAGAATGCCGTTGAAAATTTTGTTACTGAAGTTGAAAAATGGGGCTTCAAGATTTTGCTCCATGTTCCGTCGGTTCTTGTTGTGGCTGAATTGCTTGATACTTCAAGCGAACAGCCTTGCTTGTTTACGAATTGTAGTGATGACTTTGTCCGTCTGTTGCTTGCTTCTGGCGGTAAAATTGTTGCTGGATACAAGGTGGCAGGGGAGAATACGGAGCGCTTATCAAGCTATGTTCGTGAACATTTCTTTTTGAAAGAAACGGTTGAAGAACTTTTTTCGATGGATCCCGAAACGCTTGCTAAGGCCATTGCTGAAGATGCCTGGCTGTTCCGTACCGATGGCGTGCCTGCGTTCCATACGGCTGTAGATAAGGGGGCTGTTCGCCGAATTCGCGAGGCTGCTTTTTCACGTCGTATTCTAAAATTTTGTCTAGCATTTGTTTCATTGTCTTTTATAGCTCTGTTTGCGTTCCGCATAGGTGCTAGTGTATATATAGACCGCTCGGAATCTAAGATTCAGGGATTCAAAGCTCGCGTGCAAAAACAGAAAGAGCTTTCGCAGGTGCTAGAAAAACTTGAAAATGATAGAGCTGCATCGGAATCGTTCTTGATGCATCGTAGCCATATGGCGACATCACTAAAGAATTTTGTAGCTAATGTTACAGATAACGTTTGGATTACAAGCTGGAACGTATCACGCGGGAATCATTCTGTGCAGGGCTATGCTATTACGCCCGAAGATCTTTCTGATTTTTTGACAACGCTTGAAAAAGAACGGAACCTGGTCAACGTGCGTCTTAAAACGACTGAAAAGACGACTTGGAATAAACTCCAAGTTATAAAGTTTAGCTTGGGCGCGGAGGATGTTCGATGA
- a CDS encoding GspMb/PilO family protein, protein MKMFLSRKKYSIIAIVAVLLTLYALFWFVVPTAKKVAESFSMARSEIKMSESMQNVDASPDSLIAEYNKVSTRIKKYTNVQVTSSKILTFVHEVASKSGIVLNDLSTGEMHTSESEIEIPVSFKTNDSFIDVLKFLKELENGMFCIRIDDVSLNREEKGNVSASVRFSVLSRNASSSGTAVALKNSSSLSLKDMLSLLQPQEFSLDSLRDPFGLPKSLLPKPKPAPVKVAKPKELPPPKEHPPITLDAILPGNNPVAILKFRGESAVVCVGQKIWDVTVVAIKNDRVILRDEIGKFELKN, encoded by the coding sequence ATGAAGATGTTTCTTTCGCGAAAAAAGTATAGCATCATTGCGATTGTGGCGGTCCTGTTAACATTGTATGCTCTTTTCTGGTTTGTAGTTCCGACTGCAAAGAAAGTTGCAGAATCGTTTTCCATGGCGCGTTCCGAAATTAAAATGTCGGAGTCTATGCAAAATGTTGATGCATCTCCGGATTCTCTGATTGCCGAATACAACAAGGTATCTACGCGCATTAAGAAGTACACGAATGTCCAAGTGACGTCTTCGAAAATCCTTACGTTCGTGCATGAGGTTGCATCGAAATCGGGAATTGTTTTGAACGATTTGTCCACGGGGGAAATGCACACTTCTGAATCAGAAATTGAAATTCCAGTTTCGTTTAAGACAAATGATTCGTTTATCGATGTTCTGAAATTTTTGAAAGAACTTGAAAATGGAATGTTCTGTATCCGCATCGATGATGTAAGCTTGAACCGTGAAGAAAAGGGGAATGTGTCCGCTTCGGTTCGGTTCTCTGTCTTGAGCCGTAATGCAAGTAGTTCTGGCACGGCTGTGGCCCTCAAAAACAGTTCCAGTTTAAGTTTGAAGGACATGCTTTCTTTGCTCCAACCGCAAGAATTTTCGCTTGATAGTTTGCGCGATCCGTTTGGCTTGCCCAAGTCGCTTCTGCCAAAGCCGAAGCCCGCTCCGGTGAAGGTCGCAAAGCCCAAGGAACTTCCGCCGCCCAAAGAACATCCGCCAATTACTCTCGATGCCATTTTGCCGGGGAATAATCCTGTCGCAATCCTCAAATTCCGTGGAGAATCTGCTGTTGTGTGCGTCGGTCAGAAGATTTGGGACGTTACTGTTGTCGCCATCAAGAACGATCGCGTTATTTTGCGCGATGAAATTGGAAAGTTTGAGTTGAAAAATTAG
- a CDS encoding inositol monophosphatase family protein, which produces MSDFNDFLSVAKDLALKAGDLCLELQNNLGDVRYKSVKDVVTIADVSSEKLIVEGLRSAFPTHSIRTEEAGVIEGSDPRYRWIIDPVDGTVNFSRGIPLWGISIALHFEGRPLVAVVNLPKLGELYSAAKGQGAFMNGKQIHVSRESNATHAIVSNGDFNVGDAAKINAQNSHNFAREAETFERVKCLGSAVIEGCFTACGRIDCFVMTMSYPWDIAAIALLVEEAGGKSTHIDGTPMQFVDAEQVIFSNGLLHDTLVKTLA; this is translated from the coding sequence ATGTCTGACTTTAACGATTTTCTTTCTGTCGCGAAAGACCTTGCTCTCAAGGCTGGCGATCTTTGCCTAGAACTCCAGAACAACCTTGGCGATGTGCGTTACAAGTCTGTCAAAGATGTTGTGACCATTGCCGATGTTAGCAGTGAAAAACTCATTGTCGAAGGTTTGCGAAGCGCTTTCCCGACGCACTCCATCCGCACTGAAGAAGCTGGCGTTATCGAAGGCTCGGACCCGCGCTACCGCTGGATTATCGACCCGGTCGATGGAACTGTGAACTTTAGCCGTGGCATTCCGCTGTGGGGAATCTCAATCGCGCTTCATTTTGAGGGCAGACCGCTGGTGGCGGTCGTTAATTTACCCAAACTCGGAGAGCTTTATTCCGCTGCCAAAGGGCAGGGCGCATTCATGAACGGCAAGCAAATTCATGTGAGCCGTGAATCCAATGCAACGCATGCGATTGTCTCGAACGGAGACTTTAACGTTGGCGATGCTGCAAAAATCAATGCGCAGAATTCCCACAACTTTGCCCGTGAAGCCGAAACCTTCGAACGCGTGAAATGCTTGGGTTCCGCGGTGATTGAAGGTTGCTTTACCGCGTGCGGCCGCATCGACTGCTTTGTGATGACCATGAGCTATCCGTGGGATATCGCGGCTATTGCGCTCCTCGTCGAAGAAGCGGGCGGCAAGTCTACGCACATTGATGGCACACCCATGCAGTTCGTCGATGCGGAACAAGTGATTTTCAGCAACGGACTCTTGCACGACACTCTCGTGAAAACGCTCGCGTAA
- a CDS encoding acyl-CoA carboxylase subunit beta codes for MWDKSYLEKLSERNAKAQAGGGAARVEKQHSQGKLTARERLEILFDKGTFKEIGAMRLSQSIELPESKRIYGDGVVTGYGKINGRPVYACSQDFTVSGGSLGSAHAKKICHVMDLALDSMVPFISINDGGGARIEEGVSSLDGYSGIFARNTWASGVIPQISVILGPCAGGACYSPAITDFIFMTEKTSQMFITGPAVVKAVTAEVVTPEQLGGAGVHSSKSGVAHFVYKDDKECLEGVRNLLKYLPQSNTDKSVAQAGTIVDKSADIEEIIPDNFKRAYDVRDVLKCFADKDSFLEIQPEFAKNVVIGFIRLDGNVIGVVANQPKYLAGSLDVDASDKAARFVRFCDSFNIPILTLEDVPGYMPGTKQEHNGIIRHGAKLLFAYAEATVPRVTLILRKAYGGAYIAMNSKNLGADCVFALPIAQIAVMGAEGAVDILRRKEIAASAEPAKLREQYINEYEEKYLNPYIAAGNGFIDEVIEPKSVRDRLVSAFENLKNKKKAILWKKHGNIPL; via the coding sequence ATGTGGGATAAATCGTATTTAGAAAAGTTGAGCGAACGCAACGCCAAGGCTCAGGCCGGTGGCGGCGCCGCTCGTGTAGAAAAGCAGCACTCCCAGGGCAAGCTCACTGCTCGTGAACGCCTTGAAATCCTTTTTGACAAGGGCACGTTCAAGGAAATCGGCGCCATGCGCCTTTCCCAGAGCATCGAGCTCCCGGAATCCAAGCGCATTTACGGCGACGGTGTCGTGACGGGTTACGGCAAGATCAATGGCCGCCCGGTTTACGCCTGTTCCCAGGACTTCACGGTGAGCGGCGGTTCTCTCGGTTCTGCTCACGCCAAGAAGATTTGCCACGTGATGGACCTCGCCCTTGATTCCATGGTGCCGTTCATCAGCATCAACGATGGCGGTGGCGCCCGTATCGAAGAAGGCGTTAGCTCCCTCGACGGTTACAGCGGCATTTTTGCACGTAACACTTGGGCAAGCGGCGTGATTCCGCAGATTTCCGTGATTCTCGGACCCTGCGCAGGTGGTGCATGCTACTCCCCCGCTATCACAGACTTTATCTTCATGACCGAAAAGACGAGCCAGATGTTCATCACGGGCCCGGCTGTCGTGAAGGCTGTGACTGCTGAAGTCGTGACCCCGGAACAACTCGGTGGCGCAGGCGTTCATTCTTCCAAGTCCGGCGTTGCACACTTCGTCTATAAGGACGACAAGGAATGCCTCGAAGGCGTACGTAACTTGCTCAAGTACCTCCCGCAGAGCAATACAGACAAGTCTGTCGCTCAGGCCGGTACGATCGTGGACAAGTCCGCAGACATCGAAGAAATCATTCCAGACAACTTCAAGCGCGCTTATGACGTTCGCGACGTGCTCAAATGCTTTGCCGACAAGGATTCCTTCCTCGAAATCCAACCGGAATTTGCAAAGAACGTCGTCATTGGCTTTATCCGCCTCGACGGTAACGTGATTGGCGTTGTCGCTAACCAGCCGAAGTACCTCGCCGGTTCTTTGGACGTGGACGCTAGCGACAAGGCAGCACGCTTTGTCCGCTTCTGCGACAGCTTCAACATTCCTATCCTTACGCTGGAAGACGTTCCGGGTTACATGCCGGGCACGAAGCAGGAACACAACGGCATTATCCGCCACGGTGCAAAGCTCTTGTTCGCTTACGCCGAAGCAACCGTGCCGCGTGTGACGCTTATTCTCCGCAAGGCTTACGGTGGCGCTTACATCGCCATGAACAGCAAGAACCTCGGTGCAGACTGCGTGTTCGCTCTCCCGATTGCTCAGATTGCAGTTATGGGTGCAGAAGGCGCTGTCGATATCCTCCGCAGAAAGGAAATCGCCGCATCTGCTGAACCGGCCAAGCTCCGCGAACAGTACATCAACGAATACGAAGAAAAGTACTTGAACCCGTATATCGCTGCTGGCAACGGATTCATTGACGAAGTCATTGAACCGAAGAGCGTTCGTGACCGCCTTGTCTCTGCGTTCGAAAACCTGAAGAACAAGAAGAAGGCCATTCTTTGGAAGAAGCACGGCAATATTCCGCTGTAG
- the fabD gene encoding ACP S-malonyltransferase translates to MISYVFPGQGSQFPGMGKDLFESNADVKSMFLKANEILGFNITDIMFNGTAEDLKQTKVTQPAVFLLSVAMAKVQGGKPDMAAGHSLGEFSALTATGAITFEAGLKLVAKRAEAMQKACELRPGTMAAVLGGSDELVEEACAQVKDAAVVPANFNSPGQVVISGEKAGIDEVAAYLTGKVKRVVPLQVGGAFHSPLMESARAELAKAIEETEFSTPVCPVYQNVDAKPHTDPNEIKANLLTQLTSPVRWTQTVKNMIADGATEFKELGPGEVLTNLIKRIQK, encoded by the coding sequence ATGATTTCATACGTATTTCCCGGTCAGGGCTCTCAGTTCCCAGGAATGGGCAAAGATTTATTCGAGTCGAACGCCGACGTCAAGTCGATGTTCTTAAAGGCAAACGAAATTCTCGGCTTCAACATTACTGACATAATGTTCAATGGCACCGCAGAAGACCTCAAGCAGACGAAAGTCACGCAGCCGGCAGTGTTCCTGCTTTCTGTAGCTATGGCTAAGGTTCAAGGTGGTAAGCCGGACATGGCCGCTGGGCACTCGCTCGGCGAATTTTCTGCACTTACCGCTACGGGCGCCATCACGTTCGAAGCAGGCCTTAAGCTCGTTGCAAAGCGTGCAGAAGCCATGCAGAAGGCTTGCGAACTCCGCCCGGGCACGATGGCCGCTGTTCTCGGCGGTTCTGATGAACTCGTCGAAGAAGCTTGCGCACAGGTCAAGGACGCAGCCGTTGTTCCAGCAAACTTCAATAGCCCGGGACAGGTCGTTATCTCTGGCGAAAAGGCAGGCATTGACGAAGTTGCCGCTTACCTCACCGGTAAAGTAAAGCGCGTCGTTCCGCTGCAGGTCGGTGGTGCATTCCACTCCCCGCTCATGGAAAGCGCCCGTGCAGAACTTGCAAAGGCTATCGAAGAAACTGAATTTTCGACTCCGGTCTGCCCGGTCTACCAGAACGTGGACGCCAAGCCGCACACGGATCCGAACGAAATTAAGGCTAACCTTCTCACTCAGCTCACCTCCCCCGTCCGTTGGACACAGACGGTCAAGAACATGATTGCAGACGGTGCCACCGAATTTAAGGAACTTGGCCCCGGCGAAGTCCTTACCAACCTTATCAAGCGCATTCAAAAGTAA
- a CDS encoding acyl carrier protein, with protein sequence MANEEIKSKLKAFFMSDLGVDGDVLNYDTPLFGEEIGLDSVDSLEIISFVDDNFGVSMTGVAKENFQSIDTIAAFIEKNKA encoded by the coding sequence ATGGCTAACGAAGAAATCAAGAGCAAACTCAAGGCATTCTTTATGTCCGATCTCGGCGTAGATGGTGATGTCCTGAACTACGATACTCCGCTTTTCGGCGAAGAAATCGGTCTTGACTCCGTGGATTCCCTTGAAATCATCTCCTTCGTCGATGACAACTTCGGCGTTTCTATGACTGGCGTTGCTAAGGAAAACTTCCAGAGCATCGATACCATCGCCGCTTTCATTGAAAAGAACAAGGCTTAA